A portion of the Sphingobacterium spiritivorum genome contains these proteins:
- a CDS encoding DUF6660 family protein has protein sequence MKCLIIIWAFYFVALSIVPCSDGINKCEDLSSSQKKAEDSLLHDHNQDQDDYCSPFCQCSCCSVTLAVFHFEVLKMTEPFSQFTTDNAAVTGSSVVRTYTGNIWQPPQSIA, from the coding sequence ATGAAGTGTCTGATTATCATATGGGCCTTTTATTTTGTTGCGCTATCTATAGTTCCCTGTAGTGATGGCATAAATAAATGCGAAGATTTGTCTTCTTCTCAGAAGAAGGCAGAAGATTCGCTGCTTCATGACCACAACCAGGATCAGGACGATTACTGTTCTCCTTTTTGTCAGTGTAGCTGTTGTAGTGTTACACTGGCTGTATTTCATTTTGAAGTATTAAAGATGACCGAACCTTTTTCTCAGTTTACAACTGATAATGCGGCCGTAACCGGTTCATCTGTTGTCCGTACATATACCGGAAATATATGGCAACCTCCTCAGTCAATAGCTTAG
- a CDS encoding LytR/AlgR family response regulator transcription factor, which translates to MNCIIVDDEPLARDEMQSLISEVSEIEILGKFSNARQALDFLKEQPVDLIFLDIQMPLVTGIDFAQQISGQSMIIFTTAYPQYALKSYELDALDYLLKPIEKLRLEKAIHKFLSYKNLLSDTTVKNTVEANTEDFLFIKSERRFYKIYFQDIRFVEGLKDYVVIYTKSQKLITAMNLKIMHQKLPVSSFQRVSKSYVINVDFIDSFDNHTIYMDENEIPLGEVYKKEFFERYLGGSLNAQK; encoded by the coding sequence ATGAACTGTATAATAGTAGATGATGAACCTCTTGCCAGAGATGAAATGCAATCGCTGATTTCAGAGGTTTCTGAAATAGAAATATTGGGTAAATTTTCGAATGCCAGACAGGCACTTGATTTTTTAAAAGAGCAGCCTGTAGACCTGATCTTTCTGGATATACAGATGCCACTTGTTACCGGTATTGATTTTGCTCAGCAAATCTCCGGTCAGAGTATGATTATCTTTACGACAGCTTATCCGCAGTACGCTTTGAAAAGTTATGAACTGGATGCATTGGATTATCTGTTGAAGCCTATAGAGAAACTACGTCTGGAAAAAGCAATACATAAGTTTCTCAGTTATAAAAATCTTCTTTCGGATACAACGGTGAAAAATACAGTTGAGGCTAATACAGAAGATTTTCTGTTTATAAAATCAGAAAGAAGGTTTTACAAGATATATTTTCAGGATATCCGGTTTGTAGAAGGACTGAAGGATTATGTAGTTATTTACACTAAAAGCCAGAAACTGATTACAGCAATGAACCTGAAGATTATGCATCAGAAATTGCCGGTCAGCAGCTTCCAGCGTGTCAGTAAATCATATGTAATCAATGTAGATTTTATAGATTCCTTTGATAACCATACCATTTATATGGATGAGAATGAAATTCCGCTGGGAGAGGTTTATAAAAAAGAATTCTTCGAACGCTATTTAGGAGGATCTCTTAATGCACAAAAATAA
- a CDS encoding DUF6268 family outer membrane beta-barrel protein, with the protein MNISIRILLFFSSILSITTVFAQSADSVSKNAQITKLTLAYAALKFTELRPFNAEYSYLTPYNYSSQIAAENLPDRKMTNFSQARVGVNLNLIKKQKWALGTTVGYRYIMAESELIHPSGSDKAIQKDEYQSHFTSLNLAYFARLWNKMTIFSSSVMVDGSEKDLERVRGLVTGTMILKANRQTKMAVGLLWNIDPSAQIPIIPTFLYEHEFDNGFIADINLPRNLMLRKHVFRKGRVSVGAELDGTSFYLYNLDGTSQKYQYSQMDINSGFVYEHLLGNYFIIAAKTGARIVPTARVFEKEKSFDDYIFKTKPDPAFYFNIGLSFNPFSKIKRK; encoded by the coding sequence ATGAACATCAGCATACGAATATTATTGTTTTTCTCTTCAATCTTATCCATAACTACGGTTTTTGCCCAATCTGCAGATAGTGTTTCCAAAAACGCACAAATAACGAAACTTACGTTAGCTTATGCCGCCTTAAAATTTACAGAACTAAGGCCCTTTAATGCCGAGTATTCCTATCTGACTCCTTATAATTACTCATCTCAGATAGCTGCTGAAAATCTTCCGGATAGAAAAATGACGAATTTTTCACAGGCAAGGGTTGGTGTCAATCTGAATCTGATCAAAAAACAGAAGTGGGCATTGGGAACGACCGTTGGATACAGATATATCATGGCAGAATCCGAACTTATACATCCATCCGGTTCAGATAAAGCTATACAAAAGGATGAGTATCAGTCACATTTTACATCCCTGAATCTGGCTTACTTTGCCAGATTATGGAATAAAATGACCATTTTCTCTTCCAGCGTAATGGTAGATGGCAGCGAAAAGGATTTGGAGAGAGTCAGAGGTTTAGTAACGGGTACAATGATATTAAAGGCAAACCGACAAACAAAAATGGCTGTCGGACTCCTTTGGAATATAGATCCCAGTGCTCAAATTCCTATTATTCCAACCTTTTTGTATGAACATGAATTTGATAACGGATTCATTGCAGATATAAACCTGCCAAGAAATCTAATGCTCCGAAAACATGTTTTCCGTAAGGGAAGAGTTTCTGTAGGTGCAGAATTGGATGGCACTTCATTTTATCTCTACAATTTAGATGGTACTTCCCAAAAATACCAGTATAGCCAGATGGATATCAATTCCGGATTCGTCTATGAGCATCTGCTTGGCAATTATTTTATTATAGCAGCGAAAACGGGTGCGAGGATCGTTCCTACAGCCCGGGTGTTTGAAAAAGAAAAATCATTTGACGATTATATTTTCAAAACAAAACCAGATCCGGCATTCTATTTTAATATAGGTCTATCCTTTAATCCTTTTTCAAAAATCAAAAGAAAATAA
- a CDS encoding methyltransferase family protein, giving the protein MALKEEMEQQGNWLFRYRSILPVGILVLALIIFIEMKLKQSPLSACDYVFESFCLLISLAGLLIRAYTVGYSPKNTSGRNTAQGQVADTLNTTGIYSVVRNPLYLGNFFMWLGLALLTENVWFVISFILLYWMYYERIIFAEEQFLERKFGDQYTEWAKRVPVFIPNFNKFSKPDIKFNIIKVLLKEKNGFFALFLLFSFFNIIEEYIRKHTHYNMVFITGFLIAMVSYLVLKWLKVNMSNEN; this is encoded by the coding sequence ATGGCATTAAAAGAAGAAATGGAACAGCAGGGTAACTGGTTGTTCCGATACAGAAGTATTTTACCAGTTGGCATTCTGGTGCTTGCACTGATCATTTTTATAGAGATGAAATTAAAGCAAAGTCCATTATCAGCATGTGATTATGTTTTTGAATCATTCTGTTTACTCATTAGTCTCGCGGGCTTATTGATCAGAGCCTATACAGTAGGATATTCACCTAAAAATACCTCAGGACGTAATACAGCACAGGGGCAGGTCGCCGATACACTAAATACTACCGGCATATACAGTGTCGTCAGAAATCCCCTTTATCTGGGTAATTTCTTTATGTGGCTTGGCCTTGCATTACTCACGGAGAACGTATGGTTTGTCATCAGTTTTATCCTTCTTTACTGGATGTACTATGAGCGGATCATTTTTGCCGAAGAACAATTCCTCGAACGTAAATTCGGAGATCAATACACCGAATGGGCCAAAAGAGTCCCTGTGTTCATTCCTAATTTTAATAAATTCAGCAAACCCGACATAAAATTCAATATCATTAAAGTTCTGCTCAAAGAAAAGAACGGCTTTTTTGCTTTGTTTCTGTTATTTAGTTTCTTTAATATTATTGAGGAATATATTCGCAAACATACACACTACAATATGGTTTTTATAACAGGTTTTCTGATTGCAATGGTTAGTTATCTGGTATTAAAGTGGCTAAAGGTGAATATGTCCAATGAAAACTGA
- a CDS encoding aspartyl protease family protein, with amino-acid sequence MTLSKLSFIAMMAFLFMLPDIGYAQNLNASKIKVSNFCDTIPFEYVKNKIIIKLTIENKERRFILDTGAPFLISEQLRAELNFKSRHKIATTDVTGKSSDIPVVKMPDIQIGNIAFSNTQALVYDLSASGLLQCFAVDGLLGSTILKHSIVQIDLEKKLLILTDKIENFTVLPDERMALAFDKNSRPFLNIKIADSNPFQVLFDSGSDKLLAVSYPTYNELNNKGEAKMLYKGKGSVSSGLFGAGKEGDEWRILLNQIEIGPGILDSIITNVSEHKNKNAIGMPFGKYGIITLDYLHKHFYFHPYQTRQIVKNSNFYGFDSQLVNDDYIVSVVYEGSNAEKAGLKRGDVILQINDYKVDEFKDICQLFLGNYFTGESLNLSIKDKDNSRKTVKIAKE; translated from the coding sequence ATGACTCTATCTAAATTATCTTTTATTGCCATGATGGCATTTCTTTTCATGCTACCTGATATTGGGTATGCACAAAATCTGAATGCTTCGAAAATCAAGGTTTCTAATTTCTGTGATACTATACCCTTTGAGTATGTAAAGAATAAGATAATTATTAAGCTAACCATTGAAAATAAAGAAAGAAGATTTATTCTGGATACAGGCGCCCCTTTTCTGATATCAGAACAGTTACGCGCAGAGCTCAACTTTAAATCAAGACATAAAATAGCGACAACGGATGTTACCGGCAAATCAAGTGACATTCCGGTTGTGAAAATGCCGGATATACAAATCGGAAATATTGCTTTTTCAAATACACAGGCACTGGTTTATGACTTGTCTGCCAGTGGCCTTTTGCAGTGTTTTGCTGTGGACGGGCTTTTAGGAAGTACAATCCTTAAGCATAGTATCGTACAGATCGATCTTGAAAAAAAATTGCTCATCCTGACCGATAAAATCGAAAACTTCACCGTACTTCCTGACGAAAGAATGGCCCTGGCTTTTGACAAAAACAGCAGGCCGTTTTTGAACATAAAAATAGCTGACAGTAACCCATTCCAGGTTTTATTTGACAGCGGCTCAGATAAACTTTTAGCGGTGTCCTACCCTACTTATAACGAATTGAATAATAAAGGAGAAGCGAAAATGCTGTATAAAGGCAAAGGATCCGTTTCATCAGGACTCTTCGGTGCCGGAAAAGAGGGAGATGAATGGAGAATACTGCTGAATCAGATTGAAATCGGCCCCGGAATACTGGACAGCATTATAACTAATGTATCGGAACATAAGAATAAAAACGCCATAGGCATGCCCTTTGGTAAATATGGCATAATCACTCTCGATTATCTGCACAAACACTTTTATTTTCACCCTTATCAGACCAGACAAATTGTTAAGAACAGTAATTTTTATGGTTTTGATTCCCAGCTTGTGAATGATGACTATATAGTCTCTGTTGTATATGAAGGTTCAAATGCTGAAAAAGCAGGTTTGAAACGTGGAGACGTTATTCTGCAGATTAATGATTATAAAGTTGATGAATTCAAGGACATATGTCAACTTTTCCTTGGAAATTACTTCACCGGGGAAAGCCTGAATCTCTCCATAAAAGATAAAGATAACAGTAGAAAAACAGTGAAAATAGCGAAGGAATAA
- a CDS encoding heavy metal translocating P-type ATPase, with protein MTTNNNNTPKNNTDCCTYTEKIYEKAGAKDLIDGTGKKDDHNHDHGGHSDDDGHDHSHVEGSPFKLFLPAIISFVLLMVAITFDNWLPQAWFTGWVRTIWYVIAYIPVGLPVIRDAIVSVSKGDVFSEFFLMTIATVGAFVIAEYPEGVAVMLFYAVGEVFQTLAVSRAKGNIKALLDQRPDEVTILVDNQAKTVKAESAQINDVIQLKPGEKLALDGELLSEAASFNTAALTGESKPDTKAKGEVVLAGMINLNTVSLVKVTTAYTDSKLSKILELVQNATAQKAPTELFIRKFAKIYTPIVVVLAIIICLVPYFFVQDYQFNDWLYRALVFLVISCPCALVISIPLGYFGGIGAASKNGILFKGSNFLDALAEIQHVVMDKTGTMTEGVFQVQEVNFKPEYNQTEILGMVNALESHSTHPVATAIHQYVGEIDSKLILEHTEEIAGHGLRAQINGKELLVGNFKLMDKFKIAYDVDPSSIVYTLIAVAYDGQFVGYMTIADSIKEDAAETIRLLHSFNVKATMLSGDKSSVVQYVAGQLGIDNAFGDLLPEDKVSRLKEIKAGNVRVAFVGDGVNDAPVVALSDVGIAMGGLGSDATIETADVVIQDDQPSKIPMAIRIGKQTKRVVWQNITLAFVVKGIVLILGAGGLATMWEAVFADVGVSLIAILNAVRIQKMKF; from the coding sequence ATGACAACAAACAACAACAATACACCGAAAAATAATACCGATTGCTGCACATACACCGAAAAAATATATGAAAAAGCAGGAGCGAAGGATCTTATAGACGGCACAGGAAAAAAAGATGACCATAATCATGATCATGGCGGACATAGTGATGATGACGGTCATGATCATTCTCATGTAGAAGGAAGTCCCTTTAAACTCTTTCTGCCAGCCATTATTTCTTTTGTGCTGCTGATGGTGGCTATTACTTTTGATAACTGGCTGCCTCAGGCCTGGTTTACCGGATGGGTGAGAACAATCTGGTATGTAATTGCTTATATACCTGTGGGACTTCCGGTTATCCGAGATGCTATAGTCAGTGTTAGCAAAGGAGATGTATTTTCCGAATTCTTTTTAATGACCATAGCCACTGTGGGAGCATTTGTTATTGCTGAATACCCCGAAGGTGTCGCCGTGATGCTGTTTTATGCTGTAGGTGAAGTTTTTCAGACATTAGCTGTGTCAAGAGCCAAAGGAAATATCAAGGCATTGCTGGATCAGCGTCCGGATGAAGTCACGATTCTGGTCGATAATCAGGCAAAAACAGTCAAAGCAGAAAGTGCTCAGATCAATGATGTGATACAACTCAAACCCGGAGAGAAACTGGCATTAGATGGTGAACTCTTATCAGAGGCTGCTTCTTTCAATACGGCAGCGTTAACAGGGGAGAGTAAGCCGGATACAAAAGCGAAAGGTGAGGTTGTACTGGCCGGGATGATCAATCTGAATACGGTGAGTCTGGTAAAGGTGACTACAGCTTATACAGACAGCAAGCTGAGTAAAATACTGGAATTAGTACAAAATGCGACTGCGCAAAAAGCGCCAACCGAACTCTTTATACGCAAATTTGCTAAAATATACACGCCTATAGTTGTTGTATTAGCCATTATTATTTGTCTTGTTCCTTACTTTTTTGTGCAGGATTATCAGTTCAATGACTGGCTGTACAGAGCATTGGTTTTTCTGGTTATTTCCTGTCCGTGTGCACTGGTGATTTCTATACCGCTCGGTTACTTTGGAGGTATTGGGGCAGCCAGCAAAAACGGCATCTTGTTTAAAGGCAGTAATTTTCTGGATGCTCTGGCTGAAATACAGCATGTAGTAATGGATAAAACCGGAACAATGACCGAGGGCGTTTTTCAGGTTCAGGAAGTAAACTTTAAACCGGAGTATAACCAGACCGAGATATTGGGAATGGTAAATGCGCTGGAAAGCCACAGCACACACCCGGTAGCTACCGCCATACATCAATATGTAGGAGAAATAGACAGCAAGCTTATTTTAGAGCATACGGAAGAAATAGCGGGACATGGATTGAGAGCACAGATCAACGGAAAAGAACTGCTGGTCGGTAATTTCAAGCTGATGGATAAATTTAAGATTGCCTATGATGTCGATCCCTCTTCCATAGTATACACCCTGATAGCCGTTGCGTATGATGGACAGTTTGTAGGCTATATGACTATTGCCGACAGTATTAAAGAGGATGCTGCAGAAACGATCAGGCTTTTGCATAGTTTTAATGTAAAGGCGACCATGCTCAGCGGTGATAAAAGCTCTGTGGTACAATATGTAGCTGGACAATTAGGGATTGATAATGCCTTCGGAGACTTATTGCCAGAGGACAAAGTAAGCAGACTTAAGGAAATAAAGGCTGGAAATGTACGTGTAGCCTTTGTTGGTGACGGCGTAAATGATGCTCCGGTGGTGGCCTTAAGTGATGTCGGTATAGCGATGGGTGGATTGGGCAGTGACGCAACCATTGAGACTGCTGATGTGGTAATTCAGGATGACCAACCATCTAAAATTCCGATGGCTATCCGGATCGGAAAGCAAACCAAACGCGTGGTATGGCAAAATATAACGTTAGCATTTGTCGTAAAAGGAATCGTATTGATTCTGGGTGCCGGAGGTCTGGCTACCATGTGGGAAGCAGTTTTTGCAGATGTAGGCGTTTCTTTAATTGCCATCCTGAATGCTGTACGTATACAGAAGATGAAATTTTAG
- a CDS encoding sensor histidine kinase codes for MSYRPQKMTNNQVINFIVDKRYSVWRHIALLITLFLHLYYSTSLDAVNRDISYPGLIAVFITFTIMFYINIYLLVPAIFLKAEYALYFLCLVILVVVGLTSLVFIFNNYIKPDVSIKEKFEVNRFYKGAVLSIIIILISTLIKLMQRWVKDNERIKALSNLTLSMELNELKNQINPHFLFNMLNNVKALTRTNPEAASMVIMKLSEFLRYQLYENNDDKTLLVSEINFLSNFVNLEKIRRDSLSIDIQNDVDPRILNGIFIPPNLFTTFVENAVKHSHSSDNGHAYIHIHIMSENNRLKFVCKNSKTEDDQNLDKTNSGLGLNNIKRRLQLLYDKQYSLDIRSSDHEYIVNLSIPV; via the coding sequence ATGAGTTACAGACCGCAAAAGATGACAAATAATCAGGTTATTAATTTTATCGTTGATAAACGGTATAGTGTCTGGCGTCATATAGCTCTTCTGATCACACTATTTTTACATCTCTATTATTCGACTTCCTTAGATGCTGTTAATCGGGATATTAGTTATCCGGGGCTGATAGCCGTATTTATTACGTTCACGATTATGTTTTACATTAACATATATCTGTTAGTTCCCGCCATATTTTTAAAAGCTGAATATGCTTTATATTTTTTATGTCTTGTCATTTTGGTCGTCGTAGGTCTTACCTCTCTGGTATTTATTTTCAATAATTATATTAAACCGGATGTAAGCATTAAAGAAAAGTTTGAAGTAAACCGCTTTTACAAGGGTGCAGTCTTATCTATAATTATCATTCTGATAAGTACACTGATCAAACTGATGCAACGATGGGTAAAGGACAACGAACGCATAAAAGCATTGAGTAATCTGACGCTTAGTATGGAATTAAATGAATTAAAAAATCAGATCAATCCGCATTTTCTTTTTAATATGCTCAATAACGTAAAGGCTTTAACCCGTACCAATCCGGAAGCGGCTTCTATGGTTATCATGAAATTGTCCGAATTTTTACGATATCAGTTATATGAAAATAATGACGATAAAACCCTCTTGGTGTCAGAAATCAACTTTTTATCCAATTTTGTAAATCTTGAAAAAATCAGAAGAGACAGCCTTTCTATCGATATACAGAATGATGTAGATCCCCGGATACTCAATGGTATTTTTATACCGCCCAACCTCTTCACTACCTTTGTTGAGAATGCTGTTAAGCACAGTCATAGCAGCGATAACGGACACGCCTATATTCATATTCACATCATGTCGGAGAACAACAGACTCAAATTTGTCTGTAAAAATTCTAAAACAGAAGACGATCAGAATTTGGACAAAACAAATAGCGGATTAGGACTGAATAATATTAAAAGGCGTTTACAGTTGTTGTACGACAAGCAATACAGCCTCGATATCCGGTCTTCTGATCATGAATATATTGTTAATTTAAGTATACCCGTATGA
- a CDS encoding amylo-alpha-1,6-glucosidase, with amino-acid sequence MNTMLYWLCGLFLLTGCHSRKHLENQKLSAAILADTSLTHVDKLARSVIKEGFNAGSGYSQIWARDLNTFIETALEERSKEDVRGAILLFFALQQPNDEMVDGYVLKKDFTWNDDTPYYAAAAPGHVGFKNTVETDQETSLIQLVCKYIRKTGDHAILQESVAGKTVLTRMNKMIDYLLRERYNKQYGLLYGAMTADWGDVQPHDNFGCDWNELSNEAIDVYDNAMLIIALRDLCSVAPQAPEVAQWKKLQKSIHTNIRKHLWDTKNQKFIPHIYPGKSPLPDGFDENKIHYHGGTAIAIEAGVLSKKEIAVVNKQMVENVRLSGMPSIGLTLYPTYPEGFFRGDMSRAYIYQNGGDWTWFGGRMIQQLIANGFAHEAYTEVRPMLERVIRTQGFYEWYGKGNVPSGSGKFKGSAGVLSKAITQFKAWAEAQQK; translated from the coding sequence ATGAATACTATGCTTTATTGGCTGTGCGGTCTGTTTTTGTTGACAGGCTGTCATTCCCGCAAACACTTGGAAAATCAAAAATTATCAGCTGCTATTCTGGCTGACACCTCCCTGACACATGTAGATAAGTTGGCCCGCTCGGTCATAAAAGAAGGATTTAATGCCGGAAGTGGTTACTCGCAGATATGGGCAAGAGATCTCAATACTTTTATTGAAACAGCTTTGGAAGAACGTTCTAAAGAAGATGTCAGAGGTGCTATATTGCTATTCTTCGCTCTGCAGCAACCTAACGATGAAATGGTAGACGGATATGTACTGAAAAAGGATTTTACATGGAATGATGACACCCCTTATTATGCAGCAGCGGCTCCGGGTCATGTAGGGTTTAAGAATACGGTGGAAACGGATCAGGAAACTTCTCTGATACAACTTGTATGTAAATACATCCGCAAAACAGGTGATCATGCTATTCTGCAGGAAAGTGTAGCAGGAAAAACTGTACTCACCCGCATGAATAAAATGATAGACTACCTTCTGCGTGAACGCTACAATAAACAATATGGCTTGTTATATGGCGCTATGACCGCGGACTGGGGAGATGTGCAGCCACATGATAACTTTGGATGTGACTGGAATGAGCTTTCCAATGAAGCTATAGATGTATATGATAATGCTATGCTGATTATTGCTTTAAGAGACTTATGTAGTGTTGCTCCGCAGGCTCCCGAAGTAGCGCAGTGGAAAAAGCTGCAAAAATCTATTCATACTAATATCCGAAAACACCTTTGGGATACAAAAAATCAAAAATTCATCCCTCATATCTATCCCGGAAAGTCACCTCTGCCTGATGGATTTGATGAAAACAAGATTCATTATCACGGCGGGACTGCTATAGCAATAGAAGCCGGCGTACTCTCCAAAAAAGAAATAGCTGTCGTCAACAAGCAAATGGTTGAAAACGTACGCTTGTCAGGAATGCCGAGTATAGGGCTAACCTTGTATCCGACTTATCCTGAAGGATTTTTCAGAGGAGATATGTCAAGAGCCTATATATATCAGAATGGCGGTGACTGGACATGGTTTGGAGGGCGAATGATCCAGCAACTCATCGCAAATGGATTTGCCCATGAAGCCTATACAGAAGTTCGCCCCATGCTGGAACGGGTCATCCGGACTCAGGGATTTTACGAGTGGTATGGAAAAGGAAATGTTCCCAGTGGTTCCGGAAAATTTAAAGGATCGGCGGGCGTGTTGAGCAAAGCGATTACACAATTTAAAGCCTGGGCAGAAGCACAACAGAAATAA
- a CDS encoding DUF4180 domain-containing protein: MNIDFITSNEIRIAELQSDNIEISTAQDALELIMNCKYQDADSVIITAAHVHPDFFDLKTGIAGDILQKFSTYSGRMAIIGDFSIYSSKSLRDFIYESNKTGRINFVKTREEAISALSRS, from the coding sequence ATGAATATAGACTTTATAACGAGCAACGAAATCCGAATAGCAGAATTACAATCTGATAACATAGAAATAAGTACGGCACAGGATGCCCTGGAGCTTATCATGAACTGCAAGTATCAGGATGCAGACAGCGTTATAATTACTGCAGCACATGTACATCCGGATTTTTTTGATCTCAAAACGGGTATTGCAGGTGATATTCTACAGAAATTCTCTACCTACAGCGGTCGTATGGCGATTATAGGTGATTTTTCCATATATTCCAGTAAAAGCCTGCGGGATTTTATATATGAAAGCAATAAAACAGGTCGTATCAACTTTGTAAAAACAAGAGAAGAAGCCATTTCCGCATTAAGCAGATCATAA
- a CDS encoding Fur family transcriptional regulator has protein sequence MKNEIENKLKAKNTKPTSMRILVYDFLASQQVALSLSEIENYFYPADRITLYRTLKTFEEKGIVHSIQENNTSKYRLCSDDCSEQTHRDWHLHLYCKICKQTTCRTDISFKQPSGAEVQIDEVRLFAKGICENCLSKSMQ, from the coding sequence ATGAAAAATGAAATAGAAAACAAGCTCAAAGCTAAAAACACAAAGCCAACGAGTATGCGCATATTGGTGTATGATTTTTTAGCTTCTCAGCAAGTGGCCTTATCTCTTTCCGAAATTGAAAATTACTTTTATCCGGCAGATCGTATTACTCTATACAGAACGCTAAAGACTTTCGAAGAGAAAGGAATTGTACACAGTATACAGGAGAATAACACCAGTAAATACAGATTGTGCAGTGATGACTGCAGTGAACAGACACACAGAGACTGGCATCTGCATCTATATTGCAAGATATGTAAGCAGACAACTTGCAGGACAGACATTAGTTTCAAGCAGCCTTCAGGTGCTGAAGTGCAAATAGACGAAGTAAGATTATTTGCCAAAGGTATATGTGAAAACTGCCTGTCCAAAAGTATGCAATAG